One part of the Parambassis ranga chromosome 8, fParRan2.1, whole genome shotgun sequence genome encodes these proteins:
- the tmc6a gene encoding transmembrane channel-like protein 6 — protein MAHSENFAVNVSERDSDYENTEGGEPGQASFQFIDEPATSSKRCADIMEMEVLGKCKETPAGAANYWFGSKISGNNKEQLVADLRGFSVNDGMQRLRAMPLSLAHKKELRQLAFSAAGGSSLIKRNSSCYFHPVMCLSKTWHQCLLSSLSVLTSLHLWHSPMKRLSGRFGTAVLSYFLFLRTLWFFNLFLVVISGLFLILPQAIYPPPYHRHHNESHPHTLTGLEFLAGTGYLSRSLMFYGYYSAAHPPCNTQESQMTYCIPIAYFFNIIFTLFITCISLVHSMSKSFGRHFHVFKSSGHLAVLVYCSWDFKVTKKTSVTLQSEKISTQLKEQVSEMKRSEDKKSCMQRLHCLIVHAVAWTVCLSSISLTAMGVHHLSEATKKQDNKETELLLLSAVVAAINLSLPGLFNVCLHIEKYDSPVACVYVSIFRNLLLKVSVVGVLCHRWLGRIAVEPCWESFVGQELYRLLMMDFIFIVLYTVLGELLWRIFSPKSWRRNRKQAFDIAENVLDLIYGQTLTWFGVLVAPLLPAVQLIKLFVLFYIKKTSLKLSCQVPKKPWKATQMTTLFISLLCFPSFFGAAMFITYAMVMVKPSSECGPFRNLTTAFEIGQLWAQQLEKTNPNLYWLSWTYKVLVEKPLFTFLCAGVLLMVIYFHTQVVDGQRKVIGLLEKQLENEGKDKMFLITKLQTDCEQNSLVSPS, from the exons ATGGCGCATAGTGAGAACTTCGCTGTCAACGTTTCTGAAAGAGATTCTGACTATGA GAACACTGAAGGAGGCGAACCAGGCCAAGCCTCCTTTCAGTTCATAGACGAGCCAGCAACCAGCAGCAAGAGGTGTGCTGACATAATGGAGATGGAAGTTTTGGGGAAATGCAAAG AAACACCAGCAGGTGCAGCAAATTATTGGTTTGGTTCTAAGATCAGCGGAAACAATAAGGAGCAGTTGGTGGCTGACCTACGAGGCTTCTCAGTGAATGACGGCATGCAGAGGCTGCGCGCCATGCCACTGAGCCTGGCACATAAAAAGGAACTAAG GCAGCTGGCTTTCAGTGCTGCAGGGGGAAGCTCCCTCATCAAGAGGAATAGTTCATGTTATTTTCATCCAGTCATGTGCCTCTCAAAG ACTTGGCATCAGTGCCTCTtaagcagcctctctgttctcACGTCCCTCCACCTGTGGCATTCACCCATGAAAAGGCTGAGTGGACGTTTTGGCACCGCAGTCCTGTCCTACTTCCTCTTTCTCCGAACCCTCTGGTTTTTTAACCTGTTTCTCGTTGTCATCAGCGGCCTGTTTTTGATCCTTCCTCAGGCCATCTACCCTCCTCCGTATCATCGCCATCATAATGAATCTCATCCTCACACTCTCACCGGCCTGGAGTTTCTTGCAGGAACG GGTTACCTTTCTCGGAGCTTGATGTTCTATGGCTACTATTCTGCAGCTCACCCACCCTGCAACACTCAAGAGTCCCAGATGACATACTGCATACCCATAGCCTATTTCTTTAACATCATATTCACCTTGTTCATTACCTGCATCAGCCTAGTGCACAG TATGTCCAAGTCTTTTGGGAGACATTTTCATGTCTTCAAGTCCAGTGGGCATCTGGCAGTACTGGTGTACTGCTCCTGGGACTTCAAAGTTACCAAGAAGACTTCAGTTACACTTCAGTCTGAGAAAATCAGCACTCAACTCAAA GAGCAAGTGTCTGAAATGAAGCGTAGTGAAGACAAGAAGAGCTGCATGCAACGTCTCCACTGTCTCATAGTCCATGCAGTAGCATGGACCGTGTGTCTAAGCAGCATCTCTCTGACTGCTATGGGAGTCCACCActtgtcagag GCCACCAAAAAGCAAGATAACAAAGAGACGGAGTTGCTTCTCCTGTCTGCAGTGGTGGCAGCCATTAACCTGTCCCTCCCTGGCCTCTTCAACGTGTGTCTTCATATAGAGAAATATGACTCACCGGTGGCGTGTGTCTATGTTTCCATCTTCAG GAACCTCCTGTTGAAGGTCAGTGTTGTTGGAGTGCTGTGTCACCGCTGGCTGGGGAGGATTGCTGTAGAACCA TGCTGGGAGAGTTTTGTTGGGCAGGAGCTTTATCGGCTGCTGATGATGGACTTCATATTCATAGTGCTATACACTGTTTTGGGAGAGCTTCTGTGGAG GATATTTTCCCCAAAATCGTGGAGAAGAAATAGAAAGCAAGCGTTTGACATTGCTGAGAATGTGCTGGACCTCATATATGGGCAAACTCTTACTTG GTTTGGAGTGCTGGTCGCTCCTCTTCTTCCGGCTGTCCAACTGATAAaactgtttgtgctgttttacATAAAGAAG ACCAGCCTAAAGCTCAGCTGTCAGGTTCCTAAGAAGCCCTGGAAGGCCACTCAAATGACAACACTTTTCATCTCTCTTTTGTGCTTCCCCTCATTTTTTGGTGCTGCCATGTTCATCACTTATGCAATGGTGAT GGTTAAACCCTCATCAGAGTGTGGCCCTTTCAGGAATCTCACCACAGCATTTGAGATAGGGCAGCTGTGGGcccagcagctggaaaagacTAATCCAAACCTGTATTGGCTCAGCTGGACCTATAAAGTCCTGGTGGAGAAGCCACTGTTCACTTTTCTTTGCGCTGGAGTTCTTCT AATGGTGATATATTTTCACACTCAAGTTGTGGATGGACAAAGAAAAGTCATTGGACTATTAGAAAAGCAACTTGAAAAT GAAGGGAAGGATAAAATGTTTCTGATCACCAAACTGCAAACGGATTGTGAACAGAATAGTCTGGTGTCCCCTTCATAA
- the cenpx gene encoding centromere protein X — translation MAEADADVCFKKDTVSKLLSSFFTEDKTKLGGDAALLMAEMLQIFVKEAAVRSQKQAESEDCDQVDIEHFEKILPQLLMDF, via the exons ATGGCGGAGGCAGATGCAGATGTTTGCTTTAAAAAG GACACCGTGAGCAAGCTGTTGTCAAGCTTCTTTACTGAGGACAAAACCAAGC TGGGCGGTGACGCTGCGCTGCTTATGGCGGAAATGCTGCAAATATTTGTCAAAG AGGCTGCTGTGAGGTCTCAGAAACAGGCTGAATCTGAGGACTGTGACCAAGTAGACATTGAACATTTTGAAAAGATCCTTCCTCAGCTG CTTATGGACTTCTAA
- the LOC114439324 gene encoding heterogeneous nuclear ribonucleoprotein A2 homolog 1 codes for MRDCVKMETKTASTKRVYISLPKKCMAALAEHYELEHGLVIYDLNPYLQEAYVQAYFREWGTMTSCKIKRSSASGKDKVVAFVIFSTENEADSADWAGPHYIGGMEVKVKQIVSPKCLSD; via the exons ATGAGGGACTGTG ttaaaatggaaacaaagaCAGCATCTACAAAAAGAGTGTACATCAGTCTTCCAAAGAAATGCATGGCTGCTTTGGCTGAACACTATGAACTG GAGCATGGGTTGGTCATATATGACCTGAACCCCTACCTCCAAGAAGCATACGTACAGGCATACTTCAGAGAGTGGGGCACCATGACATCATGTAAG ATTAAGAGGAGCTCTGCCTCTGGGAAGGATAAGGTGGTTGCCTTTGTGATCTTTTCTACAGAGAATGAAGCAGACAGTGCAGACTGGGCTGGTCCTCACTATATCGGAGGCATGGAAGTCAAAGTGAAACAGATAGTTAGTCCGAAG TGTCTTTCAGATTGA